From a region of the Hymenobacter jejuensis genome:
- a CDS encoding secondary thiamine-phosphate synthase enzyme YjbQ produces MIWVQRRLRLPAVRRGFHLVTDLLTAELPELEQVKVGTVHFFIQHTSASLSINENADPTVRHDFEKYFNRVAPENAPYFRHTQEGPDDMPAHLKAALLGTSVTIPVSNGQLALGTWQGIYLGEHRNHASRRWVMATLMGQS; encoded by the coding sequence ATGATCTGGGTTCAACGACGTTTGCGCTTACCGGCTGTGCGCCGCGGCTTTCACTTGGTTACTGATCTGTTAACGGCTGAGCTGCCCGAGCTAGAGCAAGTAAAAGTGGGTACTGTCCACTTTTTCATTCAGCATACGTCGGCCAGCTTGAGCATCAACGAAAACGCCGATCCTACTGTACGTCACGACTTTGAAAAATACTTTAACCGCGTAGCTCCCGAAAACGCTCCGTACTTTCGTCATACCCAAGAAGGCCCCGATGACATGCCCGCACATCTGAAAGCGGCATTGCTGGGGACTTCCGTCACCATTCCGGTGAGCAATGGGCAGTTGGCACTGGGGACTTGGCAGGGAATTTATTTGGGAGAGCACCGCAATCATGCCTCGCGCCGCTGGGTGATGGCCACGCTGATGGGCCAATCGTGA
- the gpmI gene encoding 2,3-bisphosphoglycerate-independent phosphoglycerate mutase: MNKQVLLVILDGWGLAQNKEVSAIDKAQTPFVNSLFQRFPHSKLQASGEAVGLPEGQMGNSEVGHMNIGAGRVVYQDLVRINKAIRERKLGGIPALANAFEYARTNAKNLHFIGLLSDGGVHSHIEHLKALCTLAHDADVHKVFIHAFTDGRDTDPKAGVNYVNDLEQHLERAGGKIASIVGRYYAMDRDNRWERVKIAYDLLVNGKGTPSQNLIQSMLDSYKEGVTDEFLKPIVKVGADGQPLATIQEGDVVICFNFRTDRGREITQALTQQDFHAFNMHRLNLHYLTMTNYDATFTGVTPIFDKDNLDNTLGQILEANHKKQIRIAETEKYPHVTFFFSGGREVEFDGETRIMRPSPKVATYDLQPEMSAKDLRDALVPELQAKSADFVVLNFANPDMVGHTGVFEAVVKAVETVDACAKDVVEAALASDYACIVIADHGNADMMINPDGTPNTAHTTNLVPCILADNNYHGTLSDGKLGDIAPTVLALMGIPQPADMTGNSLLQPTEQAVPSPVANA, translated from the coding sequence ATGAATAAACAGGTATTGTTAGTGATTCTGGACGGATGGGGCTTGGCGCAGAACAAAGAGGTCTCCGCCATTGACAAAGCCCAAACCCCCTTCGTTAACTCGCTGTTTCAGCGCTTCCCGCACAGCAAGTTGCAAGCTTCGGGCGAAGCCGTGGGGTTGCCGGAAGGCCAGATGGGCAATTCTGAGGTTGGCCACATGAACATTGGGGCCGGCCGCGTGGTGTACCAGGATTTGGTGCGCATCAACAAAGCCATTCGCGAGCGCAAACTAGGCGGCATTCCCGCCTTGGCCAATGCCTTCGAATACGCCCGCACAAACGCTAAAAACCTGCATTTCATAGGGCTACTATCGGATGGCGGCGTGCATTCGCACATCGAACACCTGAAAGCCCTGTGCACCTTGGCGCACGATGCCGACGTGCACAAGGTGTTTATTCATGCCTTCACCGACGGTCGCGATACCGATCCCAAGGCCGGTGTCAACTACGTCAACGACTTGGAGCAGCACCTGGAGCGCGCTGGGGGCAAAATCGCTTCCATTGTGGGCCGTTATTACGCCATGGACCGCGACAACCGCTGGGAACGGGTGAAAATCGCCTACGACCTGCTGGTGAATGGCAAAGGCACGCCCTCGCAAAACCTGATTCAGTCGATGCTCGACTCGTACAAGGAGGGTGTAACGGACGAATTCCTGAAGCCCATCGTGAAAGTGGGTGCCGACGGACAGCCTTTGGCGACTATTCAGGAGGGCGACGTGGTGATCTGCTTTAACTTCCGCACCGACCGCGGCCGCGAAATCACGCAGGCCCTCACGCAGCAGGATTTTCACGCCTTCAACATGCACCGGCTGAACCTGCATTACCTCACCATGACCAATTACGACGCCACTTTTACGGGCGTCACCCCGATTTTCGACAAGGATAACCTCGATAACACGCTGGGGCAGATACTGGAGGCCAACCACAAAAAGCAGATCCGCATCGCCGAAACCGAGAAGTACCCACACGTTACGTTCTTCTTCTCCGGTGGCCGTGAAGTGGAATTTGACGGTGAAACCCGCATCATGCGGCCTTCGCCTAAGGTGGCAACTTACGATTTGCAGCCCGAAATGAGCGCGAAAGACCTCCGCGACGCGCTTGTGCCGGAGTTGCAAGCCAAGTCGGCCGACTTCGTCGTGCTCAACTTTGCCAACCCGGATATGGTAGGCCATACCGGTGTATTCGAGGCTGTAGTAAAGGCCGTGGAAACCGTGGACGCTTGCGCCAAAGATGTAGTAGAGGCCGCCCTAGCCAGCGATTATGCCTGCATCGTCATCGCCGACCACGGCAACGCCGACATGATGATCAACCCGGATGGCACGCCCAACACAGCACACACTACTAACTTGGTTCCCTGCATTTTAGCTGACAACAACTACCACGGCACGTTGTCGGATGGAAAGCTGGGCGACATTGCCCCGACCGTGTTGGCGCTCATGGGCATTCCGCAACCGGCCGATATGACGGGAAATTCGCTGTTGCAGCCCACCGAGCAAGCTGTTCCGAGTCCCGTTGCGAATGCGTAG
- a CDS encoding DUF4783 domain-containing protein, whose translation MKRNLYRALVITCLALLSIAGYAQGEAFGPVRDAIRTGSSHELAQFFSATVELGFDGDKQSYSPTQAEFVMKDFFAKNAPNGFEYIHQGASNGGIPYAIGKYNGKSGSYRVFVKMKSESGTFKIDNIEFTKE comes from the coding sequence ATGAAACGCAACTTATATCGGGCCTTGGTCATTACCTGTCTGGCGCTGCTCTCCATCGCTGGCTACGCGCAGGGTGAGGCCTTCGGACCCGTTCGCGACGCTATTCGCACCGGCTCTTCGCATGAGCTGGCCCAATTCTTCAGCGCCACCGTGGAGCTGGGCTTTGATGGTGACAAGCAAAGCTACAGTCCTACGCAGGCCGAGTTCGTGATGAAGGATTTCTTCGCCAAGAACGCTCCCAACGGGTTTGAATACATCCACCAAGGGGCCAGCAACGGGGGCATCCCCTACGCCATCGGAAAGTATAACGGCAAGAGCGGTTCTTACCGCGTGTTCGTCAAGATGAAATCGGAAAGCGGCACCTTCAAGATCGACAACATCGAGTTTACCAAGGAGTGA
- the nadC gene encoding carboxylating nicotinate-nucleotide diphosphorylase gives MQNAPYLTPEALSTFIRTALTEDVGDGDHSSLAAIPANARNRAKLLVKGEGILAGVQLARLIFREVDPALRMELLLTDGAPVKHGDVAFIVEGPARSILTAERLVLNCMQRMSGIATYTAYLTTLLAGTKAKLLDTRKTTPNFRLCEKWAVVIGGGVNHRYGLFDMIMLKDNHVDYAGGIRQAIEATHAYLKRTGRDLPIEVETRSLAEVQQVLETGGVYRIMLDNMRPAQMREAVRLIGGRYQTEASGGITEQTIAEVAATGVDFISVGALTHSATILDISLKAY, from the coding sequence GTGCAAAACGCCCCTTACCTCACTCCGGAAGCTCTTTCAACGTTTATCCGCACGGCGCTGACCGAAGATGTGGGCGACGGCGACCATTCTTCGCTGGCTGCCATCCCGGCCAACGCCCGAAATCGCGCCAAATTATTGGTCAAAGGCGAGGGTATTCTGGCCGGTGTGCAGTTGGCTCGCCTCATCTTTCGGGAAGTGGATCCGGCGTTGCGTATGGAGCTGCTGCTGACCGATGGTGCTCCCGTCAAACACGGCGACGTAGCCTTCATTGTGGAAGGACCTGCCCGCAGCATTCTGACGGCCGAGCGCTTGGTACTCAACTGCATGCAACGGATGAGCGGCATTGCCACTTACACTGCCTATCTGACAACTTTGCTGGCCGGTACCAAAGCCAAACTGCTCGACACCCGCAAAACGACGCCCAATTTTCGGTTGTGCGAAAAGTGGGCCGTGGTGATCGGCGGCGGCGTCAACCATCGCTACGGGCTCTTTGACATGATCATGCTCAAAGACAATCATGTGGATTATGCCGGCGGCATTCGGCAGGCCATTGAAGCCACGCATGCGTACCTGAAGCGCACCGGCCGCGATCTGCCCATTGAGGTAGAAACCCGCTCGCTGGCCGAAGTGCAGCAAGTGCTGGAAACCGGCGGCGTGTACCGCATCATGCTCGACAACATGCGGCCCGCGCAAATGCGGGAAGCCGTCAGGCTCATTGGTGGTCGCTACCAAACCGAGGCTTCCGGCGGAATTACGGAGCAGACCATCGCCGAAGTAGCCGCTACCGGCGTAGACTTCATTTCCGTAGGCGCCCTCACGCACTCCGCCACTATTCTAGACATCAGCCTTAAAGCATATTAA
- a CDS encoding heavy metal-binding domain-containing protein: MLANCKPAVAGVLLAAATALAGCNNQPLAEKTSVSSAAKQEASQPVAKPVLAYVCPMGCEGSESNKPGKCPVCEMELVRNPAYKPSTSSDSL, encoded by the coding sequence ATGTTGGCAAACTGTAAACCGGCCGTCGCGGGCGTATTGCTGGCGGCGGCTACTGCTTTGGCGGGGTGCAACAACCAACCGCTTGCCGAGAAGACCAGCGTTTCGTCTGCTGCCAAGCAGGAGGCGAGCCAGCCCGTCGCGAAGCCCGTGTTGGCTTACGTGTGCCCCATGGGGTGCGAGGGCAGCGAAAGCAACAAGCCCGGCAAGTGCCCTGTCTGTGAGATGGAACTCGTACGCAACCCTGCTTACAAGCCAAGTACCTCCTCCGACTCGCTCTGA
- a CDS encoding ZIP family metal transporter has translation MWLSVLMLFSTVLGAGWLTRLVPTARTTWMKPLLAFSGAYLFTLTITHLLPEALTLTPHNTHRVGYFVLAGFFGQLLLEVFSQGVEHGHIHHQTHHAGRVPYLLLSALVIHSFFEGSILVRNPETEGVGQNFYAITAGIALHHIPAAFALMAALLMRLNSFWRALPYLVLFALAAPAGIIVSNYVVLDELLSNGWYAALLGLVAGNFLHVSTTILFETSPDHHLNVRKLVATLIGALLALAVDWV, from the coding sequence ATGTGGCTTTCTGTGCTGATGCTGTTTTCCACGGTGCTGGGTGCGGGCTGGCTGACCCGGCTTGTGCCCACAGCGCGCACCACCTGGATGAAGCCGCTGCTTGCGTTTAGCGGAGCGTATCTTTTCACGCTGACCATCACGCATTTGCTGCCCGAAGCCCTTACCCTGACGCCACACAACACGCATCGGGTAGGCTATTTTGTGTTGGCGGGCTTTTTCGGGCAGCTGCTGCTGGAGGTGTTCTCCCAAGGAGTTGAGCACGGCCACATTCACCACCAAACCCATCACGCTGGCCGCGTGCCCTACCTGCTGCTGTCGGCGCTCGTGATTCACTCTTTTTTTGAGGGCAGCATCTTGGTGCGCAACCCCGAAACGGAAGGCGTCGGGCAGAATTTCTACGCCATCACGGCCGGTATAGCGCTGCACCACATCCCGGCCGCTTTTGCGCTTATGGCCGCGTTGCTGATGCGGCTCAACAGCTTCTGGCGGGCCTTGCCGTATTTGGTGCTGTTTGCGCTGGCGGCGCCCGCCGGCATCATCGTGAGCAACTACGTAGTACTGGACGAGCTGCTCAGCAACGGTTGGTACGCGGCGTTGCTGGGTTTGGTAGCCGGCAACTTCCTGCACGTTTCCACCACCATTCTCTTCGAAACCAGCCCCGACCACCACCTCAACGTGCGCAAGCTAGTGGCCACTCTCATCGGTGCCCTGCTGGCCCTGGCTGTAGATTGGGTGTAA
- a CDS encoding chaperone modulator CbpM, with amino-acid sequence METHILTISFRDCAATYGLSEHDLREFVELGLLHQAEAPDTLQVEPEHLARLVRLHQDLSINKEGIDVILSMRQRLLDLQEELMRQRARALQLERVLRGMGPIFDADDWI; translated from the coding sequence ATGGAAACGCACATCCTCACCATTTCCTTCCGCGATTGCGCCGCCACCTACGGCCTGAGTGAGCACGACTTGCGCGAGTTTGTAGAGCTCGGATTGCTACACCAAGCCGAAGCGCCTGATACACTGCAAGTTGAGCCTGAACACCTAGCCCGGCTGGTACGCTTGCATCAGGACCTAAGCATTAATAAAGAAGGCATTGACGTGATTCTGTCGATGCGCCAGCGCCTACTGGACTTGCAGGAAGAATTGATGCGGCAACGCGCCCGTGCGCTACAACTGGAGCGTGTGCTCCGAGGCATGGGGCCAATCTTCGATGCCGACGACTGGATTTAG
- a CDS encoding DnaJ C-terminal domain-containing protein produces the protein MDYKDYYKILGVEKNATTDQIKKAYRKLARQHHPDVNPNDPEAERKFKELNEANEVLSDEEKRRKYDQLGADWQRYQQAGAGRGSGGGGFDWSQYTQGQGGSFGGFGGGSGPEDPFGGADFSDFFSSIFGGMGGRQGGSPRPGAGHDYQAEMELSLEDAYRGGPRTINVNGKSLRITIQPGVEDGQVIRLRDQGAPGRNGGPNGSLYLTFRVLPDPRYTRTGNDLTMEVPISIYKALLGGEQVVETLSGSVKIKIKPETQNGTRLRLRGKGFPLYRQAGQFGDLYLRLVPTLPQHLTDQEKELFRQLAKLRGETLES, from the coding sequence GTGGACTACAAAGATTATTATAAGATCCTGGGCGTTGAGAAAAACGCGACTACCGACCAGATTAAAAAGGCATACCGCAAGCTGGCGCGGCAGCACCACCCCGACGTAAACCCAAACGACCCCGAAGCCGAGCGCAAGTTCAAGGAGCTGAACGAGGCCAACGAAGTGCTAAGCGACGAAGAAAAACGCCGCAAGTACGACCAGCTCGGCGCCGATTGGCAGCGCTATCAGCAGGCGGGTGCGGGCCGTGGCAGCGGTGGCGGTGGCTTCGATTGGTCGCAGTATACCCAAGGGCAAGGCGGTAGTTTTGGCGGATTTGGAGGCGGCAGTGGACCCGAAGACCCGTTTGGCGGCGCCGATTTCTCCGACTTTTTCAGCTCTATTTTTGGCGGCATGGGCGGCCGGCAAGGGGGCAGCCCGCGGCCCGGCGCGGGCCACGACTACCAAGCCGAGATGGAGCTTTCGCTGGAAGACGCCTACCGCGGCGGGCCGCGCACGATCAACGTCAACGGCAAGAGCCTGCGCATCACCATTCAGCCCGGCGTAGAAGACGGACAGGTCATTCGGCTGCGCGACCAGGGCGCACCGGGCCGCAACGGTGGCCCCAATGGGTCGTTGTACCTTACGTTTCGGGTGCTGCCCGATCCGCGCTACACCCGCACCGGCAACGACCTGACCATGGAAGTGCCCATCAGCATTTACAAAGCCCTTTTGGGCGGCGAACAGGTGGTGGAAACGCTGTCGGGGTCGGTCAAAATCAAGATCAAGCCCGAAACCCAAAACGGCACCCGGCTGCGGCTGCGCGGCAAAGGGTTTCCGCTGTATCGGCAGGCGGGGCAGTTTGGCGATCTATACCTGCGCCTGGTTCCGACGCTGCCGCAACACCTCACCGACCAGGAGAAAGAGCTGTTTCGGCAACTAGCCAAGCTCCGTGGCGAAACACTTGAATCTTAA
- a CDS encoding DUF3140 domain-containing protein, giving the protein MFHPNHPFTMRDSKDSEDIYTDFKQQVNMTAGEIEKWLKTDESKSVGQDSGDGESIGHKSGEHIIEILRKKKAELTAADEAHMHKVHSYISRHLKQGPHHQEDIENSRWRYSLMNWGHDPLKNKKE; this is encoded by the coding sequence TTGTTTCACCCCAACCACCCATTCACCATGCGCGATTCGAAGGATTCCGAAGACATCTACACCGATTTTAAACAGCAGGTCAATATGACGGCCGGCGAAATAGAGAAATGGCTAAAGACCGACGAGTCGAAATCGGTGGGCCAAGACAGCGGCGACGGCGAAAGCATTGGGCATAAGTCCGGCGAGCACATCATCGAGATTTTGCGCAAAAAGAAAGCGGAGCTTACCGCCGCCGACGAGGCGCACATGCACAAAGTACATTCGTACATCAGCCGCCACCTCAAGCAAGGCCCTCACCATCAAGAAGATATCGAGAATTCGCGGTGGCGCTACTCGCTCATGAACTGGGGCCACGATCCCCTGAAAAATAAGAAGGAATAA
- a CDS encoding DUF6799 domain-containing protein, with the protein MKIRVFLPIALLVSLSALAAQAQTKLPPRKPVAPRGRVAPTGITLKDGAMMKEGKVMMTQNGHTDPLSQDVTLVNGTKIAVNGTVTAPDGTTTMLKEGDYVSLTGRVTSASMKAQQDSLMMAAKDGGKDKTKMKRKNK; encoded by the coding sequence ATGAAGATTCGTGTTTTCCTGCCCATTGCTTTGCTGGTGAGCCTGAGTGCTTTAGCAGCGCAAGCCCAAACCAAGTTACCACCCCGCAAGCCCGTTGCACCCCGCGGCCGTGTCGCGCCGACGGGCATTACACTAAAGGACGGCGCCATGATGAAAGAAGGCAAAGTCATGATGACGCAGAACGGCCACACCGACCCGCTGAGCCAAGACGTAACCCTGGTCAACGGTACCAAGATTGCGGTCAATGGGACTGTCACGGCGCCCGATGGCACCACAACCATGCTCAAGGAAGGCGACTACGTTTCGCTGACCGGCCGCGTCACGTCCGCGTCGATGAAAGCCCAACAAGACAGCCTCATGATGGCGGCCAAAGACGGGGGCAAGGACAAAACCAAAATGAAGCGCAAAAACAAGTAG
- a CDS encoding septal ring lytic transglycosylase RlpA family protein has protein sequence MPDFRLRFASLLLLVLPWFLGACASSSTFTQSGQASYYADKFNGRETASGTVYRPGRLTAAHNTLPFGTVVRVTNPRNNRSVKVTVTDRGPHAKGRIIDLSRKAARKIGIMGQGVAPVKLKVVHAAR, from the coding sequence ATGCCTGACTTTCGCCTTCGTTTTGCTTCGCTGCTGCTTTTAGTGCTGCCCTGGTTCTTGGGTGCCTGCGCGAGCAGCAGTACCTTCACCCAAAGCGGCCAGGCGTCGTACTACGCCGATAAGTTCAACGGCCGCGAAACGGCCAGCGGCACCGTGTACCGCCCTGGCCGCCTGACGGCCGCACACAACACCTTGCCCTTCGGCACGGTCGTGCGGGTGACCAACCCGCGCAATAATCGCTCGGTGAAAGTGACCGTCACGGACCGCGGGCCGCACGCCAAAGGCCGCATCATCGACTTGTCGCGGAAGGCGGCCCGCAAAATCGGCATCATGGGCCAGGGCGTCGCGCCGGTGAAGCTCAAAGTGGTGCACGCCGCCCGCTAA
- a CDS encoding glycoside hydrolase family 25 protein, producing the protein MNRPRRPASSRAAASRRYLGWAALALLVGLLAFYVHYRRPINRYARRTYATFISKNLTGLERTPLLSGYSVHGIDVSAYQGRIDWKLVASHDVRFAFIKATEGVTLRDPRFAGNWRGARAAGIYRGAYHFFQPNYDGARQANLFVRTVPLAPGDLPPVLDVEAPEFHDVSIMRRNIDTWLRLVERHYGVRPILYSNYSFYKRHLAGHFDKYPLWLAHYEVDSPSLPREKWIIWQHSDEAYVPGIRGTVDFNVYQGSFNSLLSLRIPTPSKEANDSLSKSTD; encoded by the coding sequence ATGAATCGACCCCGACGACCTGCTTCTTCCCGCGCCGCTGCGTCGCGCCGGTACTTGGGCTGGGCCGCTCTGGCACTGCTGGTCGGGCTGCTGGCTTTTTACGTGCATTACCGGCGACCAATCAATCGCTACGCCCGCCGCACCTATGCTACGTTTATCAGTAAAAATCTGACGGGGCTGGAGCGAACCCCCTTACTATCAGGCTATTCGGTGCATGGCATCGACGTTTCGGCGTATCAGGGCCGCATCGATTGGAAGCTGGTCGCGAGCCACGATGTGCGGTTTGCGTTCATCAAAGCCACGGAAGGCGTGACGCTGCGCGACCCGCGTTTTGCGGGTAACTGGCGGGGCGCCCGGGCGGCCGGCATCTATCGTGGGGCCTACCATTTTTTCCAGCCCAACTACGACGGCGCCCGGCAGGCCAATCTCTTCGTGCGCACTGTGCCGCTCGCGCCCGGCGACCTGCCGCCGGTGCTGGACGTGGAAGCCCCCGAGTTTCACGATGTTTCTATAATGCGCAGAAACATAGATACTTGGTTGCGTTTGGTAGAGCGCCATTACGGCGTCCGTCCCATTCTGTATTCCAACTACAGCTTCTACAAACGCCACCTTGCCGGCCACTTCGACAAGTACCCGCTGTGGCTGGCGCACTACGAAGTGGATAGCCCGTCGCTGCCCCGCGAAAAGTGGATTATCTGGCAACATTCCGACGAAGCGTACGTGCCCGGCATCCGGGGCACCGTCGATTTCAACGTATACCAAGGCAGCTTCAACAGCCTGCTTTCGCTGCGTATTCCGACGCCATCTAAAGAAGCCAACGATTCATTATCAAAATCAACCGATTAA
- a CDS encoding VF530 family protein — MATSDFSDARDEAGHLIRELHGVTLAQILEYLVARYGWPELDRRIRINCFAVNPSIKSSLTFLRRTPWARAKVEELYIRTRSEEILKSKG, encoded by the coding sequence ATGGCCACTTCCGATTTCTCCGACGCCCGCGACGAAGCCGGTCACCTCATCCGGGAGTTGCACGGCGTGACGCTGGCCCAGATTCTGGAGTATCTGGTGGCGCGCTACGGTTGGCCCGAGCTCGACCGCCGCATTCGCATCAATTGCTTCGCCGTCAATCCGAGCATCAAGTCCAGCCTTACGTTTTTGCGCCGCACGCCTTGGGCCCGGGCTAAGGTCGAGGAACTCTACATCCGAACCCGCTCAGAAGAAATTCTGAAGTCTAAAGGATAA
- a CDS encoding S8 family serine peptidase, with translation MQKQQLNIRFTPWLLGASLLAATATFVGCSDGGVEPTDPTAAATSNDAQGNNGQNAGDLIPGQYIVVFKDGSVDVSPSAPYEEKVAKVKASAQGLLKGKGLRAEAVGHAYGHVLKGFSASLTPGEVAQLRQDDRVAYIEQDRVITLGKPTSGGGTTQPAQTIPYGIARVGHTTVTGKTAWIIDTGIDLDHPDLHVDVARSKSFLTSGANYASPDDGNGHGTHVSGTIAAIDNSIGVVGVASGATVVAVRVLDARGSGSTSGVIAGVDYVGSKGKAGDVANMSLGGSVSTTLDNAVLNASAGGVLFALAAGNESDSATNHSPARVNGPNIYTVSAMDNTDTWAYFSNFGNPPVDYCMPGVSIKSTWLNGGYNTISGTSMATPHMAGVLLVKGKSFTISGYVKGDPDGKADPIGHL, from the coding sequence ATGCAGAAACAACAACTAAATATCCGGTTTACGCCTTGGTTATTGGGTGCTTCCTTACTTGCGGCAACGGCCACCTTTGTGGGGTGTTCGGACGGGGGCGTGGAGCCTACCGACCCAACTGCGGCAGCTACCAGCAACGATGCGCAAGGGAATAACGGCCAGAATGCAGGCGACCTCATTCCCGGGCAGTACATCGTCGTGTTCAAAGACGGTTCTGTCGACGTAAGCCCTTCGGCCCCTTATGAGGAGAAAGTGGCGAAGGTAAAAGCCTCAGCGCAAGGACTTTTGAAAGGCAAAGGTCTGCGGGCAGAAGCAGTTGGTCATGCGTATGGCCACGTACTCAAGGGGTTCTCAGCCAGCCTGACGCCCGGCGAGGTGGCGCAACTCCGACAAGACGACCGCGTGGCTTACATTGAGCAAGACAGGGTGATCACGTTGGGCAAGCCTACCTCCGGCGGTGGTACCACCCAACCGGCTCAAACGATACCCTACGGCATTGCACGTGTGGGCCATACCACCGTAACCGGCAAAACGGCCTGGATCATTGATACCGGCATCGACCTCGATCACCCCGATCTGCATGTTGACGTCGCGCGCAGCAAGTCGTTTCTGACTAGCGGCGCCAACTACGCCTCGCCCGACGATGGCAACGGCCACGGCACCCACGTATCGGGTACCATCGCAGCTATCGACAACTCCATTGGCGTGGTGGGAGTAGCGTCGGGGGCGACGGTAGTCGCGGTACGTGTGCTCGACGCCCGCGGCAGCGGCTCCACTTCCGGCGTCATAGCAGGAGTCGATTATGTGGGTTCGAAGGGCAAAGCTGGTGATGTGGCCAATATGAGCCTAGGCGGCAGCGTATCTACGACCCTCGACAATGCGGTGCTGAACGCCTCTGCGGGCGGCGTACTGTTTGCACTGGCCGCCGGCAACGAATCCGACAGCGCAACCAACCACTCGCCGGCCCGCGTCAATGGCCCGAACATCTACACGGTTTCGGCCATGGACAACACCGACACGTGGGCGTATTTCTCCAACTTCGGCAACCCGCCCGTGGACTATTGCATGCCCGGCGTGAGCATCAAATCGACGTGGCTGAACGGCGGCTACAACACAATCAGCGGTACTTCCATGGCCACGCCGCACATGGCGGGCGTGCTGCTTGTGAAGGGCAAGTCATTCACGATCAGCGGCTACGTAAAGGGAGATCCCGACGGCAAAGCCGACCCAATTGGGCATCTGTAA